The Zavarzinella sp. sequence AGTTTTTTGGATTGTTTATTCAGTTCAGCTAAATTGCTGAAATGCTTGCGGGTAATTTCTGCCTGTTCTTTCAGTGTTTTTTTGGAAAAGGTAATCCCCGCCTCGTCGGCTTCAGAAAGCATCATGATCGAAAGAGTCTGGTGGTGGCAGGAAAAGCACGACCGGAATTGTGGATAACTGTCTGCACCTCGTGTGCCCAGCTTTAACCCACGTTGGGCAGCTTCTTTCCATGCAGGTGGGCCCTCGGCAAATCCTGTTGCTGGTGCGAAAATAATCGCGCAGAAAATGACGAATCTGAATTTCAGCATGCTTTTCCCCAAGAAAATACATTCAATTGCAGTGTATCACAGGCATGGTGTGAACAAAAACGAAATCAGCAGCCAATCAATAATTGCATAGTTATAGAACGGTTTCGTTATCAGCCATTTCCGACTTTTTTCCACCATTTGGAAAATATGTGAAACTTTTTACATCATACTACGTTATAGTAGTGTACTAGATTGTGGGATCCTTGTGGCTGTCCCATACTTTTGCTACCCACAACTCTTCATGTGGGGGGCGATTCGTAAAAAGAACGCAAACAGAGGCGAGAAGATGAAAAATACTGATGTCCGTATTGTCGACGTGCACTATTCTTTTGCCACCTATCTGTACCGCACACCAATCAAGTTCGGTGGGGTGGCATCAGATCGCGTTACAATTCTCGATGTTGAGTGTACCACGGAAAATCGCAGTGGGGTGCGTTCCAAAGGGTTTGGTTCGATGCCTTTGGGAAACATCTGGTCGTTTCCCAGCAAAGTGCTGTCTGCAGAACAGACACTTCAGGCAATGCAGGGATTGGTAGAAAAACTTGCCACGATCTATGCACAGCATTCAGAATATGGTCATCCTGTCGAAATCACGATGGCTTTGGAACACCAGTTTTTTGAAGTCGCACTGGCCTATTCCGTGACTCATCAATTGGCCGAACCAATTCCAAGGTTATGCACCCTGGTGTGTGCCAGCCCATTCGATGCGGCACTGCACGATGCCTATGGGAAGTGCTACCAGAAAAATTGTTTTTCTACTTATTCATCCAACTGGATGACTGCGGACCTGGGCCAATACCTTGGGGAAGATTTTCAGGGAGAATATATTGAGCAGTATGTCACCACGAAAGCAAAGCCTCAAATGCCTCTCTACCACCTGGTAGGTGCATTAGATCCGCTGGAACAGGGCGATGTAGTGGCGCCCGTGGGCGATGGATTGCCAGAAACGCTTGCAGAATGGATTCCCAGAGATGGTTTAGCCCACTTGAAAATTAAGCTGAATGGAGACGACCTGAACTGGGATCTCCAACGAATCGTGGCGATTGATCGCGTTGCCACGATTGCACAATCTGCACGTGGGATCTCTAGCTGGTTTTATTCGCTCGATTTTAATGAGCGGTGCGAAAATGTGGAATATTTGATTTCATTAATGGATCAACTGGTTCAAGTGGCACCGCTGGCTTACGACAGGGTTCAGTACGTAGAACAGCCCACACGACGGGATCTGCATAACGATCGTGGCAATACTATGCACGCTGCAGCCAAGCGGAAACCGGTCGTCATTGATGAATCGTTGCTTGACCTGGAAACGCTGCTGCTGGCGCGCGAAATGGGTTATACAGGCGTCGCTTTAAAAGCCTGCAAAGGACAATCACAGTCGTTACTGATGGCTGCAGCAGCGAAAAAATACAATATGTTTCTGTGCGTGCAGGACTTAACCTGCCCTGGAGCATCATTAATTCATTCTGCAAGCATCGCCGCCCACATTCCGGCAGTTTCCGCAATTGAAGCGAATTCACGTCAGTTTGTGCCAGCAGCCAACAAGCCATGGCTGGAGAAATTCCCTGGGATATTTCACATTACCAGCGGCACAATGGATACCAGCGTGTTGGATGGTATAGGCCTTGGTGCGGTGCCACCAAGCCAGGTAGGTTGAGCCAGAAGTATTAAAAATAAAGGACGAAACGATGGATAAGAACTTACCGTTGGATACGATTCGAAAAGCGGAATTGCCCACAGGTGGCTGGGGCTATATTCCCGGACAACAGATTCATTTCGAACCAACCTGTTTTGCCACATTAGTTCTGGCAGCAGTTGGCAATGAGCAGGAAAGAGTTCATCGGGCAATTGCCGCACTGGATGCGAACAGCGATGGGAAAGGCACTTACCTTCTACAACGTGGCCGACCCGCAGCTACTTGGCCTACGTCGCTGGTGCTGCTGACGAAAGCAGCATTACATTCGTCGATGGAACAGTTACTTCCAATCATCAATCGATTGTTGTTTATCCGTGGGCAAGTCATTCCAGCGGACCCGGAAGTGGCCAGCATGATGGATATTGACCCACAGAAAGTGGGCTGGCCCTGGGCGTTAGGTACTTTTTCCTGGGCAGAACCTACCGCCTGGGCAGTGTTTGCGTTAAGAAAAGCGGGCTACGGTCAGGATCTCCGTGTTCTAGAAGGGATACGATTGTTGCTGGATCGAGCATTTCCGGATGGAGGTATCAATTACGGAAATCGCCAGATTCTGGGCAAAATGACCGAACCAATCCCCGGTCCCACTGCAATGATGCTCCTGGCTTTGCAAGGCTATCAGCACCCAATGGTGGAATCGGCCTTGAAATACCTGATAGAAGCCACCAAGGGTGCGACTGACCTGGAGCACCTTGGCTGGGCCAAAATCGCATTGGATTGTTACCGGGAATTTGATTTCATTCCACAGGCACTGAATCGAATTGATGAGCAACTACGTCAGTCCTATACGCAACAAACTGCAGATGGCCGACCTGTCAGTATCCCCAGACATGCCATTACCTGGCTGGGGCTGAATTGTGATCGGCAGAATGTATTTGAACTGACGTCGCTTGAACGGCAGGCTTATCCACTGGATAATGTCACACTGCCACCCGCAGAAAAACAGCCCCCACCGAAAATGGGTCTTGGACAACGGATCAAATCAAAGTTCCGCGGCTTTATGTTGAATGGATTAGCAGCACTGAAACAGTTGCCTGCTTGCAGTGATGTTTCGATTCAACGTGCCAACGATTACAGCGAAGATCTTACGGCAAAGCTGGTGGCACAGTTTGGCCATTTTCGCCAGCACCTTCCCTTGCAGGGGAAGCGAGTTGTACTGAAGCCAAACCTGGTAGAGTTTCGCAAAGCACAGGTGATTAACACCCACCCGAACTTTGTGCGGGCAGTCATCCAGATGTGCAAGCAGGAAGGTGCAGCAGAAATTATCGTGGCTGAAGGGCCGGGGCACTGGCGAAATGTGGAATTTCTGGTGGAAGAAAGTGGACTGGGTGCGGTACTGCGGGAAGAAAAAGTTCGATTTGTAGACCTGAACCACGATGAACCTGTCAAGGTGGTCAACCTGGGACGTACTACTGGCCTGGAATATTTGTTTCTTACCAAAACGATACACACCGCAGATGTATTTATCTCTCTTCCCAAGTTAAAAACGCACCATTGGGCAGGTGCAACACTGTCATTGAAGAACCTGTTTGGTACATTACCGGGCATTTGTTATGGCTGGCCGAAAAACGAACTTCATTGGCGTGGGATTGCCAACAGCATTATTGACATTGCCCTGACACAGACACCCCACATGGCCATTGTTGATGGTATTGTGGGTATGGAAGGTGATGGCCCGCTGGCAGGTGAAGCAAAGGCACTTGGTGCAATGATTATGGGTCTGGACCTGGTTGCAGTTGATGCGACCTGCTGCCGGTTGATGGGGTTACCACCGGAAAGATTGCCTTCACTGGCACTCGGAGCATTCAAAAAGCTTGGCAGAATCAAAGCCGAAGAAATTCCAATTATTGGCGAATCAATTGATTCGATGAAGCAGAACTTTGCCTGGCCACCAAAGATAGAAGAACATCTCTTGCCTGGCATTTCCTGAACTAACCGTTTACAATGGTGCGGTTACTTACAACCTTGGGAGTACCACATTCATGGAACTACAAGAAACAAACAGCCTTTATTCGATCTCAGGCAGGTCAGTTCACCGATCCATCAACCAATGGCGTTGGTGCGGTCGATTGATTACACTCACTCTGCTACTGGTGATCCTGGTTCAGTTTACCCCCACTGTACGCCCACAGATGAAAGGGAAAGAGACCGCCAAGAAAGAAATTGTGACCACTTCCGTGAACGGGATTTTTCCTGCCAGCGTAAAATCCGGTTCGGTGGTGAAAGCGGAAATTGGTGGTTCTCGATTGGATGGTGCCACCGGCTTCTGGTGCGAACATCCTGGAATTACGGCCAAAATACTGCCAGAAGCTGCATCTACCACCACGGTAAAAGCGGAAATCAATGTTGCCGCTAATGTTCCCAGTGGGTTGTATGAATGGCGATTGTTTGCCGAGCGTGGTGCCAGTGCCCCACGTTTTTTGGCTGTGGGGAACGTGGAAGAAGCACTGGAGGTAGAACCGAACGATGCTCTTGACAAAGCAAACCCCATCCCACTGGAAGGTGGTGTCAACGGAAATGTGAATGATTCCAAGGATGTGGATACATATCAATTTACCGCAAAGAAAGGGGATCGACAGTTTGTGATGCTGCAATCCCGAATTTTCGGCGTAGCAGATGTGATGGCAGTCGCAGTGATTGATAAAGATGGTAAGCCGTTGTCACTTGGCACAACCTATTACCGTGGCGATCCTTACGCCGATTTCACCGCAGCTGCAGATGGCACGTACTACGCCCAGGTATGGACACTAGGTGCGGGTGAAAAAGCTGGCAGAAATTACCGAATTACAGTAACTAAAAAAGCCATTATTGATTATGTTTATCCCGCAGGTGGCCAGCGTGGCAAACAAACAGACCTGGAAGTAGGATTAAAAAATCCCGCAGCAGCGAACACTGCCGACACCGCTATCTCAGTGGTTCGCCAACCCTGGCAGGTACCTGCTCAATCAGAAAAGATCGTCGCATTTCGTCTGGATCAACCCGCAACCGTGGGAAATGCAACGTTATTCGCCAGTGACCTGCCGAACATCAACGAAAATGAACCAAATGATACCGCCGCTGAAGCAATGCCGATTACCGTTCCCACAGTATTGCATGGAAGATTTCCAAGCCGAGGCGATGTCGATTACTTCCGCTTTCAGGCAGAAAAAGATAAGAAGTTGATCATCGAAAGCAACTGTCGTGCATTGGGAAGTAAAGGGGATCTTGTTCTGGCTGTGCAGGACAAAGCAGGCAAGATTCTGGCACAAAATCCAGACAATCTGGCAGATCGCACCGACCCAGTGGTGGAATTTGTCCCACCGGAAAGTGGGGAATATATTCTGAAAGTAAGTGATTTAATACCACGTCGATGCAATTCGCCAAAGTTTCAATACCGATTGGTCATTCGTCCCCCAATGCCCGATTTCAGCCTGACTGTGGAAAGCCCCACACTCTTTTCCAAGCCTGGAGAAGGTGGGATCCTTGTCAGCATTCAACGTCAGGACAGTTTCGAAAGTCCCGTTGCAATATCGATTACAGGATTGCCCAACGACATCACTGTAACTCCAGGTATGATCAATCCCGGCGAAAACAGTGTTTTCGTTTCACTCAAAATCCCTGAAAGTCGAAATAACCAGCACTTTCCCATTCAGGTGCGAGGTAAGGCCACTGTGGGCATGAAAGAAGTGGTGCGTACTGCTTCTGTTCGAGTTCGACTGATTGAAGATGACCCCACTGATGCTGGATTTGTTACTGAAAACCTGGCACTTTCAGTAACTACGCGCGACCTTGGCCCACCACCACCTCCTTTAGGTGTGGGAACCATTGCTGCCAGCTCTGATGGTTGGCGATATATCGACGCAGCTGAGGTAAAAGGAACCGATTGGATGAAACTTGATTTTAAGGACAATAACTGGAAGGCTGCCAAAGCACCCCTGGGCTATGGAGAAGATGCGATTGCTGCAAAGAAAGGCACCAACATAACCATTACGGGCAAGCCATTCTTTATCCGAAGAACATTTGAGCTGGATGATAAAATCTTAAAACCGGGAGTTAAATTTGAACTGAAGGTTGCTTCTGATAATTCGGCAGTGGTATGGATCAATGGCAAGAAAGTCGATGAAGACAACGAAGATCACGAACCGGAATACTGGAACCGCACGGTCAATGTGCCTGAAAATGTGTTTGTAAAAGGAAAAAACATTATCGCCGTGCAGATTAACAATACCGATGGTTCAAGCGACGCATTTTTTGATGCACAGTTAGATGCATTGGTACCTGCGATTCCAAAGAAATAAAAACACTACCTGTTGATCAGAAATTGGGTACAGATTACGATTTTTTGATTTTGTTACCCAAGTTTTGCAGGATAACAAGTAATTACTGGGTTTCCGTTTCTTGCAGCGATTATTAATACTCCATCGATTAAGAGTGGAGTGTGAGAATGTTGCAAGTTGAAGAGTTGCCCACCACAGTGATACCGAAATGGGCCAGACGAACTCTGCAATTTGCAGGTGTTTACAATCTGGTTTGGGGGGCTTTTACGGTCCTTTTTCCACATTTCTTCTTTGATGTTGCGGGTGCTGAAAGGATGCGTTACCCACAAATCTGGCAGTGCGTGGGCATGATCGTCGGTGTGTATGGGATCGGCTATCTGATTGCTGCAGGCAATCCTTTTCGGCACTGGCCAATCGTGTTGGTGGGATTGCTTGGGAAGATATTCGGCCCGATTGGCTTTGCCTTTTCAATATTTCAGGGTGGTTTTCCTGTCGAATTCGGACTAAACATCATCACCAACGATCTCATCTGGTGGATTCCCTTTAGTCTGATTATTTGGAAAGCAGCCTGGGCAACCCCTCCCGACCCAGCATCCATTCGAAAGTTTGTCTGGGAAAGTCCCATGCCCGGGACACGTGAACAGTTATTTGAACTGCATCAGCCAGAAATGCTGGCCAACTTGATCCCACCCTGGGAAAAAGTGAAGGTGGTTTCCGCACCCGCATCGCTCTTGCCGGGTTCTACAGCAATCCTGGAGCAAAAGATAGGTCCCTTCCGCCTGCGCTGGGTTGCAGAACATATCAGTTATGATCCACCGCACGAATTTGTGGATCAGCAGGTAACAGGTCCGTTTGCTTACTGGCATCATCGTCACCGAATGATTGAGTTGAGCAGATCCGAAAGCATTCTGAGAGATGAAGTAACTTATGCGTTGCCACTGGGCCAATTGAGTGATTTTCTTTTTGGCTGGCTCGTGCGAAGAAAAATGGCTGCGATGTTTCGTTATCGCCATGAACAAACCCGACTTTCGTTGTTGCGAAACAGTGAACAAGCTGAAAACAAGGAATCTTAAATTCAAATGACTTTCGGAATACTGGCATTAATCACTGCAGCAGCCACCTGGATGATGGCAGGGGTAATCTGGTTTGTCCAGTTGGTACATTACCCGTTGTTTCGGATGATCGAACCAGGCAGATTTCCAATTTTTGAAGAACAGCACCAACAACGCACCACATGGTTGGTAGCACCTCTCATGCTGGCTGAAGCCGTGGGGTCGATTTCGCTCTTATTTGTTCAACAGAAAATGCTCACTCGAAGCCTTTTGATGGCAGCCCTGTTGACACTTTTCCTGATTTGGAGTGCGACGTTTTTTGTCCAGATCCCTCTTCATGAACGGTTAAGGAAACACTGGTCTGAGAAGGATCATTGGCGATTATTACGCACTAATTGGGTGCGAACCATAGGCTGGACAATCCGGGCAGGAATCATGCTGGCTATTGTTTTGATTTGGGTTGCGAGTCAGATTAGATGATGTTACCTCAAAAACGAACGACGGTTGCCAAAAGAAGCACTTTCGGGATACTTTGTATAGAATATCGGTGAACAGTAGAGCTGAAAACAACGTAAGAAATGCCGTAGAAAGCGGTATCTTTCAGCAGTGACACTAACCAAGAGGTCTATAATGCGTATGATTTTACAAGGTGCACTAATAGTGTGCAGCCTGAGTGCTTTGGGAATTGTTGGGTACAATTTGAGTGCGGGTGACAAAGTTGCCTCGTTGCCCACTGCCAAACAAGAAATCCCAGAGGCCAAGGAAAACTGGTTCAAACCAACGAGTATTGAAATGCCATTTGAAGAGAAAAAAGAAGAAGGCGCGGTTACCGAACTGAAAATTGAAGACCTGAAAGTGGGCGAAGGGAAAGAAGCTGAAACTGGCAAGACTGTTGTAGTCCACTACACGGGCACCTTGACCAATGGCAAGAAATTTGACAGCAGCCTCGACCGCAAATCGCCTTTCAGTTTCCCACTTGGTGCTGGCCGAGTGATCAAGGGCTGGGATCAGGGCGTGAAAGGAATGAAAGTGGGTGGCAAGCGAAAATTGACCATCCCACCGGATCTGGCTTACGGCAAAAACGGTGTTCCTGGTGCCATTCCACCAAACGCCACCTTGATTTTCGAAGTTGAATTACTCGAAGTTAAGTAAGCAGTTCACCGTGCAATTTGTGCAGCACTTTCTTATTCAATGCCCCCATTAACTTAGTCCTTGTCGTCAATGCAATGGGGCTTTGATCGTCCGGGTGAAATCTATTACTTCTTCTGGAAGTCACCAGAATTGATGATGATTAGTTTCTTCGGATCAACAACTTCATTCAACGCTTTGTTCACCTGGTCGATCTCCAGTTGGTTGATCTTGTTTGTTAACTTGGCATCGTGCTCAAAAGTACGCCCTGTATACAAATAAGATGCCAATTTACTGGAAAGAGAACTGTCATCGGAACGCTCTACTTTCATCTGATCAATGTAGGCTTTTTTACCCGCATTCAATTCTTCCAGACTTAATCCATCCTTGCGCACCTTGTTAATTTCTTCAGATATTGCCTGATTCACTTTTGAAATATTCTTGGGATTGGTAATGGCAAAGATCTGGAAAAATGCCCGCTCGTCAATCGTATCGGCAACGTACATTGATTGAATACCGTATGACAAACCCTCTTCCCCACGCACTCGGTTGCTCAATCGAGATGCCAATGGTGCGGCTCCAAACAGATAGTTACCAACCACCATGGCGGGGTAATCTTCATCCGAATCCTTCTTCGCAAAGCCAATCCCTGCGAAGTAAAAGGCATTTTCTTTATCGGGGGTTTCGATGGTAATTAACTTCCCTTTCTCTACCGTTTTCGCCTCGCGTGGAATGCGTGCAAAGGTCACTTCCGTCTTCCAGTTTTCCAGATACGGTTTCAAACTTGCTTCTAGTTCTTTCGCATCGAAATCACCAACGGCTGCCAGTTCGCCATACATGCCACTGAGTTGCTTCTCATAAAGATCTACCACCTGATCCAGTGTGGTGGCTTCAATCCTTTCTACGGTTTCCGCCAAGGTGGGGATGTAACGCACATCGTCTTTGGGATAGGGCATCAATTCCTTCATCAATTGAGTGAATGCCAGGCGACCTGGATCTGTTAATTGAGATTTAGTAGATTCCAAAGAACTTAGCTTTAAGAGATCGAACTCTTCTTTCTTGAATGCTGGCTCACGGAGTGCTTCGCCAACCAATTTTAACACAGCGGGGATGTTTTCCCGCTTGGCTTTGACACGCACCGATAACACACCAAGCTGGCTGGAAAACCGTGCGCTGGCACTGAGTTTATTCAGTTCATCATTGAATTCCTGCCGAGTACGCTTCCTGGTGCCACGTGACATCATGTTGCCCAGCATATCCGCAGCCATGTTTTTACCGTTGAGTGATTGGGCATTGCCAAATCGCAGATTCAGGGTGATTTCTGCAACTTCCCCACGAGTTTTTTTGGTGAGGTAAACAGTTTTGATCCCGCCTAAGTTTCCTCGAACGGTGCGTTGTTCAATATTCTCCGGTGTTGGGTCAAATACTTCGCCCGATGCAACAGCCTTTCGACCCTGATAGCCTTCAACAATTTTGGCTACTTCGGTTGCTGTGGGGATTGCGGCTCGCTCAGCTTTTTTCGCAGGTAAATATTCCCCCACAGTGCGGTTGGTACGAACCAGATATTTTTTGGCAGCTTCATTCACCTGGGCAGCAGTCACTTTTTCAATGCGATCTCGATAGACAAAAAACAGGCGCCAATCACCTGCAGATGCCCACTCGCTGAGTTGAATTGCAAAGTCGTCGCTGGATGCAAGGAGCCGTTCATTAAAATTCGCAAAGCGTTGCTTGGAACGAGTGACTTCTTCTTCGGTAATTGGCTTCTCGATCAGATTTTCCAAAGTGGTCAGCATCACCTCTTTTGCAGGTGCAATATCTTCCGCTTTGTCAACTTTGGCATTAATTTCTATCACACCGGGATCGTGCCATGGGAAGGCCGTTCCAGACAAAGAACTTACTTTTTTGGTTTCAACCAATGCCTTGTACAAACGGCCCGAAGGTGCATTCGTAAGACAATCTTCCATAATTGCTACTGCTGGGAATTCTTCATGTGATCCCGCAGGAATGTGATAAATCACGCCAAGAGCACCTGTAGTACCTACGCGACGTAGGGTAACCAGGCGCTCGCCATCCTGTGCTGGCTCTTCTGTGTAAGTATTGTTCAATTTGCGTGTGGGCTTTTTGATCGCACCGAAATACTTTTGAACATAGCCCAGTGCTTTCGCTTCATCGTACTTACCGGCAATTACCAGCATGGCGTTGTCTGGTTGATAAAATCGCTTGTAAAACTCACGCAGATTATCGACTGGAACCCGCTCGATGTCCGAGCGGTTGCCAATTGTTGATTTACCATAATTGTGCCACTCATAGGCGGTGGCCATCATTCGCTGGCTGAGAATGTTGTTGGGATCGTTTTCGCCACGTTCAAACTCGTTTCGAACTACCGTCATTTCAGATAGCAGATCTTCCCGCTTGATGTAACTGTTGATCATGCGATCTGCTTCCAGACGAATACCGAACTCCAGGTTTTCATCGCTGGAAGGCATCGTTTCGTAATAGTTGGTGCGATCAACCCAGGTGGTGCCATTAAACTTGGCACCATGATCCCGAAGTGCTTTGGGCACATCGGGAAACGTGGGGGTTCCTTTGAAAACCATATGCTCTAACAAGTGGGCCATACCGGTTTCGCCATAACCTTCATGCCGGCTACCACAGAAGATGGTTAAGTTTACCGTTACGAGCGGGCGGGATGCATCTGGCACCAACAGTACCCGCAAGCCATTGCTCATACGATATTCAGTAATCCCTTCGACAGTGGTGTACTTCTTCGGCTGATCCTGGGCCGCTGCCACTGCAGCAGTGGCAAGTAGAATCGGTAATACAAAATAAGACCGAAAACTCTTCATAAATAATCGCTCCAAAGCAGAAAACGGGCAACCAATAACGCTATTGTAAGAACTACCAAAACCGTTCAGGCAACAATTCAAAGCCTTTGTTTGCAAATCACCAGGCCGCATCAGATTTACCAGCGATTGCTTTCACCAGTGCTTCGACAAAAAAGTGTTCGCCCCAGGCAACCGATTCATCCACACCCAGGCCTTTGTGGTAGTGGTAGACACCGTGCTTTAAAATTCCTTCCCACGCAGGGTCCTGATAAGCCAGGAATTCAGGTTCACATAAAGTTTCTAATGCTACGTAGGCAGCTTCACGGTATCGCTCCTGATCTTGTGGGTTGGTAATTGCCTCTGCAAGATCCAGCAGACCACTTGCGGCAATCGCACCTGCGGAACTATCCCAGATTCGTGGGCCATCCTCGGGAATGTCAAAGTCCCACCACGGAACCATGGCGGTTGATGCGGCACGCTTCAGGTAGTAATCAGCACATTTCTGTGCAACAATCAAAAACTCTGCCTGACCTGTCAGCCGATGTGCTGCGGTGAAACCGTAAAGCGACCATGCCAGCCCACGGGTCCAGGCTGATTTCGCACCATACCCCTGGTGGGTGGTTTCTTCCAGAAAAAGTCCAGAATCCAGATCAAAAATCCCCTCGTGGGCGGTACTGCCATCAGGACGAACGATAGTTCGTGCTGTGGTGCGACAATGTTCTAACGCGATCTCATGCAATACGGAATCATTTGTCTCACGTGCAGCCCACATCACAATGCCGATGTTCATCATGATGTCGATAAAAAGCGATTGTGGTGCGACAAACGATTGCAAATACCCGCCTTTTTCACGACGAAGTGCCATCGTTCTACCCGCATCGATCAGCACTTGCCGTTTGTCGTGTGTGGGGTCAAGGCGTTGCCAACGAGCATATGTTGAAAAAAACAGAAATCCTAAATCATGCACCTTTCTGTCGAAACGTCTGGGGAGCAAGGCAGCAGACAGGTCTTCGGCAGGCTTTCGCCAGCGTTCATCCTGGGTTTGCTTGTAAAGCAGCCAGAGGATGCCTGGAAAAAATCCTTCGCACCAATGGGTCCAGCGTTCCCCCTCCAGATTCCAACGCCCACCCACAGTATACATGGGGGTATAACCGGGATACTGTTCCAGGATTCGATTTGCCTGCTGGCAGGCAAACTGGATTGCATGCTGAAAAGTTCCCAGTAATTCCACTCGTT is a genomic window containing:
- a CDS encoding glycoside hydrolase family 88 protein, with translation MTSSEQKRVELLGTFQHAIQFACQQANRILEQYPGYTPMYTVGGRWNLEGERWTHWCEGFFPGILWLLYKQTQDERWRKPAEDLSAALLPRRFDRKVHDLGFLFFSTYARWQRLDPTHDKRQVLIDAGRTMALRREKGGYLQSFVAPQSLFIDIMMNIGIVMWAARETNDSVLHEIALEHCRTTARTIVRPDGSTAHEGIFDLDSGLFLEETTHQGYGAKSAWTRGLAWSLYGFTAAHRLTGQAEFLIVAQKCADYYLKRAASTAMVPWWDFDIPEDGPRIWDSSAGAIAASGLLDLAEAITNPQDQERYREAAYVALETLCEPEFLAYQDPAWEGILKHGVYHYHKGLGVDESVAWGEHFFVEALVKAIAGKSDAAW